From the Anaeromyxobacter dehalogenans 2CP-1 genome, the window GACGACGCCGCGGGCCAGGAGCGCGTCGCGGATGGCGTCGGAGCGCGCGAAGTCCTTCGCCGCCCGCGCCGCCGCGCGCTCCGCGATGGACCGCTCCACCTCGCCGCCGTCGATGCCCCGCCGCGCCGCCGCCCGGTCGCGGATGGCCGTGAGCGCCTGCGCCGGCGGGCGGTCCAGGATCCCGAGCACCGCGCCCACCGCGCGCGCGCCGCGGGCGAAGGCGGCCAGCCGCGCCTTCTCCTCGGACGACTTCTTGCCCTTGCGATCCGCGAGGGCGTTCGCCTCGGTGAACGCCTCGGCCACGATGCCCAGCACCTGCGGGGTGTTGAAGTCGTCGTCGAGCGCGGCGCGCGCCCGCTCCACGAACGCGGGCTCCGCGGCCGGCGCCGCGCCCGCGCCCAGCCGCTCGGCCTTCTCCACCGTCTCGTAGAGCGCGGAGAGGCGCCGCTCGGCCTCGGCCAGCACCTGGTCGGAGAAGTTGAAGTCGCGGCGGTAGTGCGTGCCGAGCAGGAAGAAGCGCAGGGCCTCGCCGTCGAAGCGGGCCAGCACGTCGCGGATGGTGAAGAAGTTGCCGAGCGACTTCGACATCTTCTCGTCGTCGATCTGGACGAAGCCGTTGTGCATCCAGTACCGCGCGAAGTCCTCGGCGTGCAGGCCGTCGCTGGTGGCCGCCACCGACTGCGCGATCTCGTTGGTGTGGTGCGGGAAGACCAGGTCCTTGCCGCCGGCGTGCAGGTCGATGGGCGCGCCCAGGTGCTTCTGGGTCATGGCCGAGCACTCGATGTGCCAGCCCGGCCGGCCCTTGCCCCAGGGCGACTCCCAGGCCGGCTCGCCCGGCTTCGCCGCCTTCCACAGCGCGAAGTCGAGCGGGTCGCGCTTGGCCTCGCCCGGCTCCACCCGCGCGCCGGCGATGAGGTCGTCCAGGTTGCGCTTCGAGAGCCGCCCGTACTCGGGGAACTTGCGGACCGCGTAGTAGACGTCGCCGTTCCCGGGCGCGTAGGCGAAGCCTCGCTCCACCAGCCGGGCGATCAGCGCGACGATCTCCGGGATGTGGCCGGACACCCGCGGCTCGACGTCGGGGCGCAGGTTGCCGAGCGCGTCCATGTCCTCGTGGAACGCGTCGGCGAAGCGCGACGCGAGCGCGATGGGGTCCTCGCCGCGCTCGTTGGCGCGCTGGATGATCTTGTCGTCCACGTCGGTGAAGTTGCGGACGAAGCGCACCTCGAGGCCGCGCGCGCGCAGGTGACGGACCACCACGTCCCAGACCACGTAGCAGCGGGCGTGGCCGAGGTGCGAGTAGTCGTAGACGGTGGGGCCGCACACGTAGAGCCGGAGCTTGCCCGGCTCGAGGGGGACCAGCTCGCGCTTCTGCGCGGTCAGGGTGTCGTGGACCTGGATGCTCATCTCTGTCGTGTCCCGTTCGTCGGCGGGGTCCGGCTCAGCCGGCCGCGCGCACCAGCAGGGCGATCGCGTGCGCGGCGACGCCCTCCTCGCGGCCGACGAAGCCCATGCCCTCGCCGGTGGTGGCCTTCACGTTGACCTGCGCCGGGGAGATCCCGAGCGCGCCGGCCAGCCGCGCGCGCATCTCCTCGGCGCGCGGCGCGATCTTGGGCCGCCTCGCGGCCAGCGTCACGTCGCAGTTCCCCACCCGCCAGCCGCGCTCGGCCGCCTTCGCCGCGATCTCGCGGAGCAGCGCCAGCGAGGAGACGCCCTTCCAGCGCGGGTCGGTGTCGGGAAAGTGCCGGCCGAGGTCGCCGAGCCCGGCCGCGCCCAGGATGGCGTCGCCGATGGCGTGCGCGCAGACGTCGGCGTCGGAGTGGCCGAGCAGGCCGTCGCCCTCGAACTCCACGCCGCCGAGCACGAGCCGCCGGCCCGGCGCGAAGCGGTGGGTGTCGTAGCCCACGCCGGTCGCGACCGGCGCCTCGAGCAGCGCGCGGGCGCGGCGCACGTCGTCCGGCCCGGTGATCTTGAAGTTACCGGCCTCGCCCGGCACGAGCGTGACCGGCGCCCCGGCCGCCTCCACCAGCGCGCACTCGTCGGTGGCGGCGGAGGCGGACGGCCCGGCCGCGGCGTAGGCCTGCTCGAGCACCGCGCGGCGGAAGCCCTGCGGCGTCTGCGCCAGCCACACCGTGCGGCGGTCCAGCGTCTCGAGGACGCGCGGCACCGCGGCGCCGGCCTCGGCGCGCTTCACGGTGTCGGTCGCCGGCAAGGCCGCGAGCGCCGCGCCGTCGCGCGCGGCGGCATCGGCCACCCGCGCCGCCAGCCCCGCGCTCGCGAACGGCCGGGCGGCGTCGTGCACGAGCACCACCGCGCCGTCGGCGGCGGCGAGCCCGTTGCGCACCGAGTCGGCCCGCGCCGGGCCGCCGGCCACGGCCCGCACCGGCTTCCCCAGCCCGGCCACCTCCGCCTCGCCGCGCGCCTCGTCGCCGGGCGGGACCACCACCACCAGCCCGTCCACCGCGTCGCAGGCCGCGAGCACCCGCGCCGAGCGGCGCAGCACCGTCTCGCCGCCCAGGGATAGCCACTGCTTCGCGACGCCGGCCCGCTGCCCCGAGCCGCCCGCCGCCAGGATCCCGATCACGCGCTCGCCGCGGATCACCTCGTCGCCTCCTCGCGGCGCGCGCGCCGCCCGTCCCGCGGCGCCGGCTGGCACCGCCCCTGCTATCACCCGGACGCGTGCCGCACCCGGGCCCAGACGTCAAGCGATCCGCGCGGAGACGCGACCGCCGCGCGGACTTCCGTCCGTGCGGCGGCCCCGGATCCCGCGGAGGGGGATCAGCAGTTGAAGATCTTCTTCAGGTCGTCCTCGACGTCCTGCTCGTCGCACGCCTTCGCGATGGCGAGCTCCTTGATGAGGAGCGAGCGCGCGGTGTCGAGCATCTTCCGCTCGCCGAACGAGAGGTCCTTGTCCGACCGGAGCAGGTAGAGGTCGCGCAGCACCTCGGCGATCTCGAACACGCTGCCGGTCTTGATCTTGTCCATGTACTCCCGGTAGCGGCGGTTCCAGGTGGTGGAGTCCACCGAGACCTCCTTCTCCCGGAGGATCCCGTAGACGCGGCGGACGTCCTTCTCCCCGATGATCTCGCGCAGGCCGACCGAGCCGACCTTGTTCATGGGGATCATGATCTTCATCCCGTTCTCCAGGATGCGGAGCACGTAGAACGACTGTCGCTGGCCGGCGACCTCCTTGTGCTCGATGCCCATGACCTCGCCGACCCCCTGCCCGGGGTAGACGGCCTTGTCCCCGACCTTGAAATTCGGGGCGACCTGAGTAGCCTGCGTTGCGGACATTCCTTCCTCCGCTCCACCGCCGGTGCCGATGGCCGACCGGACGGGTCGACTACGGGGCGGGAGCTTAGTCGCGGGAGACTACCACAGCTCCCCGACACGGTCAATAACACTCGAATTTTCGAGCATATTCGTGACGACCCCGCTGGGACGGCGGCCTGCGTCACGATCCGTCCGCCGGCCGCCGGGGCAGCCCGGTGACGCGCCGGCCGCTGCTCCTGCCGGCCCTCGGCCTGGCGCTCGGCGTCGGCCTCGGGCTCGAGACCTCGGCGATGCCAGCGGCCGCGCTGGGCGCGCTCCCGCTGGCGCTCGTCCCGCGCCTCGCCCCGCTCGCGTTCGGTGCGGCCGGCTGGCTGGCCGCCGCCTCCGCGCGCGTCCCGCCGGTCGCTCCGCCGGAAGGGATCGTGGAGCTGCGCGGCCGGGTGGTGGGCGCGCCCGATCGCCTGGAGGACCGGGTCCGGTTCCCGCTCCGAACCCCGGGCGGCGCCCTCGTCGAGGCCTGGGCGGAGCCCACCCCGTGGCCGCTCGCGCTCGGCGACGAGGTGCGGTTCCGCGCCGCGCTCCGGGCGCCGGGCGGACGCCGGAACCCCGGCGGCCGCGACCCGGGGGAGCGGCTGCGCGCGGGGGGCGCGGCGCTCGTGGCGCTCGCCGAGGGACCGGTGGTCCGCACCGCGGCGCCCGCGGCCGCCTCGCGGCTCGAGCGTGCCCGCGACCAGCTCGCCGAGGCGGCCGGGCGCTGGCTCCCGCCGGAGCAGGCGGCGCTGGTGCGCGCCATCGGCACCGGCGACCGCGCCGCGCTCGACCCCGCCGCCTCGGCGTCCTTCGCGCGGAGCGGCCTCGCGCACGTGCTGGCCGTGTCCGGCTTCCACCTCGTGGTGGTGGCGTTCGGGCTGGAGCGGCTGCTGCGGGCGCTGCTGCTGCGCAGCGACGCGCTGGCGAGCCGCGCGGATCCCCGGCGCCTCGCCGCCGCGCTCACCCTCCCCTGCGCCCTCCTGTACGCGCTCGCCACCGGCGCCGGGGCGCCGGTGGCCCGGGCCGCCCTCGCCGCCGCCGTCATCCTGGCCGGCGCGCTGCTCGACCGGGCGCCCGACCCGCTCAACTCCCTCGCGCTCGCCGCGGTCGCCGTCCTCGCGGCGGAGCCGGCCGCGCTGCTCGACGCCTCGTTCCAGCTCTCCTTCGCGGCCGTGGCCGGGCTCGCCCTCTGGGCCACCCCGCTGCGACGCGCGCTCCCCGTCACGCGCCCTGCCCCGGGCAGCTGGCGCGCGCGGCTCGTCGAGCCGTTCCTGTCCGGCGCGGCCGCGACGGTGGCCGCCACGCTCGCCACCGCCCCGGTGCTCGCGTTCCACTTCCGCCAGCTCCCGCTGCTCGGGGTGGCGGCGAACGTGGCCGCCATCCCGCTCGGCGCCGCGCTCACCGCCCTCGCGGCCCTCTCCGCGGTGGCGGCCGCCGCGTCGCCGCTGGCGGCGGCGCCGTTCCTGCTCGCGGCCGGCCCGCTCGCCGCGGCGCTGCGGGCGGTCTCGGACGCGGCCGCCGCGCCGCGGTGGGGGGCGGTCGGGCTCGCCGCGCCGGGCGGATGGGCGGCCGCCGCGGCCACCGCGCTCGTCCTCGCGATCCCTGCGCTGCCCCGGCGCCTCCGCCTCGCCGCGGGCGCGCTCGCCGCGGCGCTGCTGCTCCTCCCGGGCCCGCTCCGCGCGGCGGCCGCGCGCGCGCGCGGCGGGCTGGAGGTGATCTTCGTGTCGGTCGGCCAGGGCGACGCGGCGCTGCTCCGGCTGCCGGACGGGAGCGCGGTGCTGGTGGACGGCGGCGGCGCCGCGGGCGGCGGGCCGGATCCGGGCGCGCGCGATCTCGTGCCGCTGCTGCGCGACCTCGGGGTCCGCCGGCTCGAGGCGGTGTTCGTCTCGCACCCGCACCCGGACCACGTGCTCGGGCTGGAGGCGGTGGCGCGGGCCTTCCCGGTGGCCCGCGCGTTCTCGAACGGCGACCGCGGCGACGGCCCGGCGCGCGAGGTGCTCGCCGCGCTCTCGCCGATCCCGCTCGCGCCCGGCGAGGCCTGGGAGCGCGCCGGCGTCCGCTTCGAGGCGCTCGGCGGGGATCGGACGCCGTTCGCCGCGAACGACGCCTCGCTGGTGCTGCGCGCCACCTACGGCGCGACGTCGTTCCTGTTCCCGGGCGACGTCGAGGCGGCCGGCGAGGCGGCGGCCGTCGCGCGCGGCGGGCTCCGCGCCGACGTCGTGAAGATCCCGCACCACGGCTCGCGCACCTCCTCCACCGAGCCGTTCGTCCGCGCGGTCGGGGCCCGGTGGGCGGTGGCGTGCCTGGGAGCGCACAACCGCTTCGGCTTCCCGCACCCGGAGCCGCTGGCGCGCTGGGCCGCGGCGGGCGCCGAGGTGCTCCGCACCGACGAGGGCGCCGTCCGCTTCCTGTCCGACGGGCGGGCGGTCCGGCGCGTGGAGGCCGGCTCCGTGCTGGACGCCCTGGCCACCTGGCGGGAGCAGCCCTAGCTTGCGCGCATGAGCATCGAGGACATCGACCTGGCGGCGCTCGCCGAGCGCATCCAGCGCCACATCCCGAGCACCGAGCCGCCGGTCGGCTACCTGCGCGGCCGGAGCTACTTCCGCGACGTGGTCGCGAGCGAGCTGGGCTGCTCGGACCTCGAGGCCGAGGAGCTGGTGGACACGCTCGAGATGAACGGGTTCCTCCGCTTCCAGGGCGATCCGTCGGCGCGCTCCCGCGCCGAGAGCCGCTGGACGGTGGTCCCCGCCGGCCGCTGAGCCGCGGACGCGGGGGCCGCGCCGCGGACGGTCGCGCCCTCCGGGCCCGCGCGATCCCCCCGCCGCAGCGGCGATCCGCGGCGCCGGCCGGCTGGCACGCACCGTGGAACCCGGCCGCACATGCGCCACAGGCTCCACGCCCGGGTCCCCGGGCTCGACGACGCGCCCGGGATCGTCGTCGCGGCCGCGATGACGGCGGGCGGCTCGCAGGCGGATGGGATCGTCCTCGCGGGCCTCCCCCCCGCCGCGCTGCGGCTGCTTCCCTGCGAGGCCGGCGTGGTGGTGGAGCCCGCGGTGGCGGGCGCGCGCGTGGGCGGTCACCCCGTCCCTCCCGGCGCCCGCCGGCTGCTCCGACCGGGCGAGCGCGCCACGCTCCTCGGCGCGGAGCTCGCGCTGGGGACGCCGGAGCCCGGCCCCGGGACGCCCGCGGACCACCGGACGCGCACCTGCGCGGCCGGGATCCTTCGCGCCGGGGCGGCGGGGGGGCCCGCCGCGGCGGGACCGCACCTGCTCGTGCTCGACGGCGCCTCGGCCGGTGCGCGCCTGCCGCTCGGCCCCGATCAGACCATCGGGCGGAGCCGGCGCGCCGACCTCCGGCTGCCGGAGGCGCAGGCGTCGCGCCTCCACGCGCGCGTCCGGGTCCGCGGCGGCGCGATCACGGTGGAGGACCTCGGGGCGAAGAACGGACTGCGGGTGAACGGGGTGGCGGTGGAGCGCGGCCCCCGCGCGCTCGCCCCCGGCGACGAGCTGGAGCTGGGCGGCTGCGCGCTCGCGCTGGTGGTCCCGCCGGCGGCGCCCGAGCCGCCCGCCCGCGCGGCGCCGCCCGCCCCGGCCCGCCCTCGGGCGCGGCCGCTCCCGCGGCTGCCGCGCCTGCCCCGGCGGCTCGCGGCGGTGCTGCTGGCGCTCTCGGCGCTCGCGCTCGCGGCGGCCGGGTCCTGACGGATCAGCGGCGCTGGAGCTGCGCGCGCTCCAGCAGCAGCTCGAACAGCTCGCGGTGCCGCGCGAACAGGCTGGTGAACTGCACCAGGCCGCGGCGGGTGAACACGGCGTACACCCTCCCCGCCAGGCCGTCCTGCACCACGATCTCGACGATCTCGTCGAAGCGCACCGGCCGCACGCGCAGCGGCGTCGCGGCGACGATCCCGTCCGGCGTCACCGTGATCCAGGTCTTCCGGTACACGAACGTGAAGACCAGGAAGAACGCCACGAACGCGCCCGCGGAGAGCACCGAGCGCGCCTCCGAGCCCGGGGCGGCCAGGAGCACGACCAGCACGCCGGCCCAGAGCACGGCCGCGGCTGCGACCGCGATCCGGAGCGGCAGGCGGGTCCGGTAGGTCCGCGCCGTCTCCATGCCTCAAGTGTACGGCCGCGCGCGGAGCCCTGCCATCCCACCCGGCGCGCCGCCGGGCCGCCCGGGAGAGGTGCCCCCGGACGCTCCGGCGCGCAGCGCGCGGAAGCCCGCGGAACCCCGCGGAACCCCGCGTGAACGTCCGTTCGCGCGCGCCCGCGGGCGGCGGCGCTCCGCGAAGGGGCCGCGCCGTCAGGGCTGCAGCGCGGACGTCGCGGCGTCCGTCGTCGCCGGCGCGCTCCCCGCGGACGGCGTGGGCGCGGCGGGCGGGGGCGCCCCGCCGGCCTCGACCGCCAGGCGGCGGGCGTCGGCGCTCGACGGGTCGAGCGCGAGCGCCTGCTCGGCCTGCGCGAGCGCCTGCTCCGCGTAGCGCAGCGCCAGGTACGCGCGGCCGAGCTTCACCCGCGCCGGCGCGCTGCCGGGATCGACGTAGACCGCGTCCTGGTACGCGAACAGCGCCGCGCGGTACTCACCTGCCGTGAACGCGCGGTCACCCTGCGCGAGCTTCGCCACGGCGGCGGCGTTCGGCGGCGGCGGCTCCAGCCCCTCGCCGGAGGCCGGCGCCTCGGCCGCCGCCCGGTCGGCCGCGAGCGCGGCGCGGGCCGCCTCCAGCTCGGCCGCGGGCGCGCCGCCCGCCTCCGCCAGCCGCAGCTCGGCCTCGCGGGCGCGGACGGCCCCGGCGGCGTCGCCGGCGTCGCGCAGCGCCTCGGCGAGCGCGCGCCACGCGGCGGCGTCGTCGGGGCGGAGCCCGGTGCAGCGGCGCCCTGCCTCGGCGGCCCGCCCGGCCTCGCCGGCCCGCCGCGCCGCGACCGCCAGCCCGCACCACGCCGGCGCCAGCTCCGGCGACAGGCGCGCCGCCACCGCGAACGCCTCGGCCGCGTCGGCGGCGGAGCCCGCCGCGAGCAGGAGCTCGCCCAGGGCCGCGCGCGGCTCCGCCCACTCGGGCGCGGCGCGCACCGCCTGGCGGTAGGCCTCGAGCGCGCCGGCGGCGTCGCCCAGCCGGCGACGGGCCGCGCCCTGCGCCTCGAGCGCCGCCGCGTGTGCCGACGGCTCGGCGGCGCGCGCCGGCGGCCCGGCGACGAGCACGGCCAGCCAGAGGAGGAGGACGGGACGGCGCATGCGGGCCGGCACGGGCGCCCGCGGCCGGAGCCGGGGCGCCCCCCTGCGAGCGGCGATCAGCGCGCCAGGAACGGGTTCTCGACCAGGATGGTCTCGCCGCGGTCGGCGCCGACGGAGCAGCCGACGACCTTCACGCCGGCGAGCTCCTCGACCCGCTTCACGTAGGCGCGGGCGCGCGGCGGCAGGTCGTCCCAGGTGCGCAGGTGCTCGAGCTTCTCGGTCCAGCCGGGCAGCTCCTCGTACACCGGCGTGCAGCGCTCGATGACCTCCGGGTCGCTCGGCATCTCGTCGAGGACCTTGCCGTCGAGCCGGTACCCGACCGCGATCTTCACCGTGTCGAAGCCGGTGAGGACGTCGAGCTTCGTCATGGCGATGCCGGAGAGCCCGTTCACCCGCACCGCGTAGCGGAGCGCGAGCGCGTCCAGCCAGCCGGTGCGGCGCGGGCGGCCGGTGGTGGCGCCGTACTCGCCGCCGAGCTTGCGCAGCCGCTCGCCGGTCTCGTCCTTCAGCTCGGTGGGGTACGGGCCGCCGCCCACGCGCGTGGAGTAGGCCTTGGAGATGCCGAGCACGTAGTCCACCGCGGTCGGCCCGAGGCCGCACCCGACCACCGCGTTCCCGGCCACCGTGTTCGAGCTGGTGACGAACGGGTACGTGCCGTGGTCCACGTCGAGCATGGTGCCCTGCGCGCCCTCGAACAGGAGCGACTTGCCCTGCTGCAGCGCGCGGTGCAGCCAGATCGACACGTCGGTGGCGTAGCCGGCGACGCGGCGGCCCAGCTCGGCGTAGCGCTTCACCAGCGCCGGCTCGTCGAGCTCGAGCTTCGCGCCGAGGCGCGCCAGCTCCTCGCGGGCGAGCGCGGCGCGCTCCTTCACCTTGCGGGCGAGGCGCGCCTCGTCGAGCAGGTCGCGGATGCGCAGCCCGCGCCGCGCCACCTTGTCCTCGTAGGTCGGCCCGATGCCGCGGCCGGTGGTGCCGATCTTGCCCTCGCCCATGGCCTGCTCGCGCGCCACGTCGATGGCCTTGTGCCACGGCATGATCACGTGGGCGTCCAGCGAGACCACGAGCTGGCCGTCGTCCTTCAGCGCGCCCTTCGCCTTCAGCCGGTCGATCTCGAGGACCAGCACCTCGGGGTCGATCACCACGCCGTTCCCGATGACGCACGACTTCCCCGGGTGGAGGATGCCGGACGGGATGAGGTGGAGGACGGTCTTCTCGCCCCCGACCACCAGCGTGTGGCCGGCGTTGTTGCCGCCCTGGAACCGCACCACCACGTCGGCGTACTGGGTCAGCAGATCGACGATCTTGCCCTTGCCCTCGTCGCCCCACTGGGCTCCGACGACGACCACGTTCGGCATGTTTGGCTCTCCCTGTCGGCGGGCCCACCCGGACGCGGGACGGCTGCCGTCCCGCGCCGCGCACGCGCACCCGTGGACCGGGCGCGGGCGGGACGCGCAGGTGCGACACCTTACCAGCCGGGCCCCGGATCCGCTAGCGCGGACGTGCGCGCGCGCGACCGCCGCGAGCGGACGCGCGCCGCGGCCGGACGCCGCGGCCCCGCCCGTTCACCCGCTCCAGCGCCTGGGTGGCGAACTCCAGGTCCACCGCGAAGCCGATGGCCGGCCCGGGCCGACCGAAGCGGGCGAGCAGCCCGTCGTAGCGGCCGCCCCGCGCCACCGCGGCCCCGGCGCCGGGCGCGTACCCGGCGAACGTGATGCCGGTGTAGTAGCCGAGGCCGCGCGCCTCGCCGAGGTCCACCGCCACCTCGCGCACGCCGCGACGCCGCGCGATGCGCAGCGCCGCCTCCGTCTCGGCGAGCGACGCCGCCGCCTCCGGCACGGCGCGGGCGATGGCGCGCGCGCGGTCGAGCGCGCCGTCGCCGAACAGGCCGGCGAGCTGCGGCACCGCCTCGCGCGCCTCGGCGCTCCCCCGCCCCTTCGCGGCGGCCGCGGCGAGCGCGGCGCGGTCCTTGCGCGAGAGCGCCTCCCACGCCGCGGACCGGAGCCGCTCCGGCAGCCGCGCCGCCTCCATGACCGCCTCGGCGAAGCGCGCGTGCCCGACCTCGACGCGCGGCGCCTTCAGGCCCACCCGCTCCAGCGACCGCGCCAGCAGCACCAGCGCCTCGGCGTCGGCGGAGGCGCCCCCGGCGCCCAGCAGCTCGACGCCGGCCTGGTAGACCTCGCGCGGCCGGCCCGCCCGGGCCTCGCGCGCGCGGAGCACCGGGCCGTCGTAGCAGAGCCGCGCGGGCGACGGCAGCGCGTCCGGGCGCGCCGCGTAGAGCCGGGCGATCTGCGGGGTGATGTCCGGGCGGATCGCGACCACCTCGCCCGAGCCCGGCTCCACGAACTTCATCACGTCGGCGAGCGCCGCGGGCGAGAGCCCCCGCTCCACCACGTCGAGCCGCTCCAGGGTGGGCAGGAACACGCGCCGGTAGCCGAAGCGGGAGAAGACGTCGTGGAGCTTGGAGGACAGCTCCGCCAGGTGCGCCGAGTGATCCGGCAGCAGGTCGCGGAGGCCGGACGGGAGCGAGAGGTCGAGCATCGGCGCCCGACTCTATTCGCTCCCGCCCGGGTTGCGAAGCGATCAGTGGTGGTACGGATCCGACGGCGGTGCGCCGGGGATCTCGGTCCGCGGCTCGCGGCCCGCCGGCGGGATGCGGGTCCCCGCGCCCAGGTCCGAGCCGTACGCGCCGCTCGCGCCCAGGCCGGCCGGGTGCTCCGCGCCGGCGCCCACGTCGTGGGTGCGGTGCACGGCGATGCGCCACCCGAGGCCGCGCCCGCGCTCGCGCCGCCGCGCGACCGCCGCGCCGGCGAAGCCACCGAGCAGGCCGCACAGCGCCGCCATGGCGCCGCCGCCGGCCGCCGCGGCCGCCGCGGCGCCGGCCCGGTCCGCCGACTGCTCGGTCTGCGCCGGCGTCGCGTTCGGCCGCACCAGGCCCATCTGCCGGAGCACGCCGGCGTTGCCGCTCGCCGAGGCGCCCGCGGCCATCGCGCCGGTGGCGAGGGTGCCGGTCAGGAACACCGCGCCCGCGAGCAGCCCGATGCACCAGACCATCACGCCGTGGAGGTTCGAGCCCGCCTCGTCGTACCGGCCGGCCATGCGCACCGCCAGCCAGGCGCCGAGCAGCGTCGCGACGAACGGGGTGAGGAGCGCCCAGATGGCCGC encodes:
- the cysS gene encoding cysteine--tRNA ligase, with translation MSIQVHDTLTAQKRELVPLEPGKLRLYVCGPTVYDYSHLGHARCYVVWDVVVRHLRARGLEVRFVRNFTDVDDKIIQRANERGEDPIALASRFADAFHEDMDALGNLRPDVEPRVSGHIPEIVALIARLVERGFAYAPGNGDVYYAVRKFPEYGRLSKRNLDDLIAGARVEPGEAKRDPLDFALWKAAKPGEPAWESPWGKGRPGWHIECSAMTQKHLGAPIDLHAGGKDLVFPHHTNEIAQSVAATSDGLHAEDFARYWMHNGFVQIDDEKMSKSLGNFFTIRDVLARFDGEALRFFLLGTHYRRDFNFSDQVLAEAERRLSALYETVEKAERLGAGAAPAAEPAFVERARAALDDDFNTPQVLGIVAEAFTEANALADRKGKKSSEEKARLAAFARGARAVGAVLGILDRPPAQALTAIRDRAAARRGIDGGEVERSIAERAAARAAKDFARSDAIRDALLARGVVLMDGPQGTTWKVE
- the ispD gene encoding 2-C-methyl-D-erythritol 4-phosphate cytidylyltransferase: MIRGERVIGILAAGGSGQRAGVAKQWLSLGGETVLRRSARVLAACDAVDGLVVVVPPGDEARGEAEVAGLGKPVRAVAGGPARADSVRNGLAAADGAVVLVHDAARPFASAGLAARVADAAARDGAALAALPATDTVKRAEAGAAVPRVLETLDRRTVWLAQTPQGFRRAVLEQAYAAAGPSASAATDECALVEAAGAPVTLVPGEAGNFKITGPDDVRRARALLEAPVATGVGYDTHRFAPGRRLVLGGVEFEGDGLLGHSDADVCAHAIGDAILGAAGLGDLGRHFPDTDPRWKGVSSLALLREIAAKAAERGWRVGNCDVTLAARRPKIAPRAEEMRARLAGALGISPAQVNVKATTGEGMGFVGREEGVAAHAIALLVRAAG
- a CDS encoding CarD family transcriptional regulator, which codes for MSATQATQVAPNFKVGDKAVYPGQGVGEVMGIEHKEVAGQRQSFYVLRILENGMKIMIPMNKVGSVGLREIIGEKDVRRVYGILREKEVSVDSTTWNRRYREYMDKIKTGSVFEIAEVLRDLYLLRSDKDLSFGERKMLDTARSLLIKELAIAKACDEQDVEDDLKKIFNC
- a CDS encoding DNA internalization-related competence protein ComEC/Rec2 codes for the protein MTRRPLLLPALGLALGVGLGLETSAMPAAALGALPLALVPRLAPLAFGAAGWLAAASARVPPVAPPEGIVELRGRVVGAPDRLEDRVRFPLRTPGGALVEAWAEPTPWPLALGDEVRFRAALRAPGGRRNPGGRDPGERLRAGGAALVALAEGPVVRTAAPAAASRLERARDQLAEAAGRWLPPEQAALVRAIGTGDRAALDPAASASFARSGLAHVLAVSGFHLVVVAFGLERLLRALLLRSDALASRADPRRLAAALTLPCALLYALATGAGAPVARAALAAAVILAGALLDRAPDPLNSLALAAVAVLAAEPAALLDASFQLSFAAVAGLALWATPLRRALPVTRPAPGSWRARLVEPFLSGAAATVAATLATAPVLAFHFRQLPLLGVAANVAAIPLGAALTALAALSAVAAAASPLAAAPFLLAAGPLAAALRAVSDAAAAPRWGAVGLAAPGGWAAAAATALVLAIPALPRRLRLAAGALAAALLLLPGPLRAAAARARGGLEVIFVSVGQGDAALLRLPDGSAVLVDGGGAAGGGPDPGARDLVPLLRDLGVRRLEAVFVSHPHPDHVLGLEAVARAFPVARAFSNGDRGDGPAREVLAALSPIPLAPGEAWERAGVRFEALGGDRTPFAANDASLVLRATYGATSFLFPGDVEAAGEAAAVARGGLRADVVKIPHHGSRTSSTEPFVRAVGARWAVACLGAHNRFGFPHPEPLARWAAAGAEVLRTDEGAVRFLSDGRAVRRVEAGSVLDALATWREQP
- a CDS encoding FHA domain-containing protein: MRHRLHARVPGLDDAPGIVVAAAMTAGGSQADGIVLAGLPPAALRLLPCEAGVVVEPAVAGARVGGHPVPPGARRLLRPGERATLLGAELALGTPEPGPGTPADHRTRTCAAGILRAGAAGGPAAAGPHLLVLDGASAGARLPLGPDQTIGRSRRADLRLPEAQASRLHARVRVRGGAITVEDLGAKNGLRVNGVAVERGPRALAPGDELELGGCALALVVPPAAPEPPARAAPPAPARPRARPLPRLPRLPRRLAAVLLALSALALAAAGS
- a CDS encoding adenylosuccinate synthase, which translates into the protein MPNVVVVGAQWGDEGKGKIVDLLTQYADVVVRFQGGNNAGHTLVVGGEKTVLHLIPSGILHPGKSCVIGNGVVIDPEVLVLEIDRLKAKGALKDDGQLVVSLDAHVIMPWHKAIDVAREQAMGEGKIGTTGRGIGPTYEDKVARRGLRIRDLLDEARLARKVKERAALAREELARLGAKLELDEPALVKRYAELGRRVAGYATDVSIWLHRALQQGKSLLFEGAQGTMLDVDHGTYPFVTSSNTVAGNAVVGCGLGPTAVDYVLGISKAYSTRVGGGPYPTELKDETGERLRKLGGEYGATTGRPRRTGWLDALALRYAVRVNGLSGIAMTKLDVLTGFDTVKIAVGYRLDGKVLDEMPSDPEVIERCTPVYEELPGWTEKLEHLRTWDDLPPRARAYVKRVEELAGVKVVGCSVGADRGETILVENPFLAR
- the hisZ gene encoding ATP phosphoribosyltransferase regulatory subunit: MLDLSLPSGLRDLLPDHSAHLAELSSKLHDVFSRFGYRRVFLPTLERLDVVERGLSPAALADVMKFVEPGSGEVVAIRPDITPQIARLYAARPDALPSPARLCYDGPVLRAREARAGRPREVYQAGVELLGAGGASADAEALVLLARSLERVGLKAPRVEVGHARFAEAVMEAARLPERLRSAAWEALSRKDRAALAAAAAKGRGSAEAREAVPQLAGLFGDGALDRARAIARAVPEAAASLAETEAALRIARRRGVREVAVDLGEARGLGYYTGITFAGYAPGAGAAVARGGRYDGLLARFGRPGPAIGFAVDLEFATQALERVNGRGRGVRPRRASARGGRARARPR